CGGCCGCCAGGTGGCGGACCGCGCGGCGCAGGAAGTCGCGCTGTTCGCGGCAGGTGTCGCGTAAGTAGGGGTTGGCGCGCAGCAGGAGTTCGGCCGCGGTGCGGTCGGCGCGGAAGTGGTCCTTGCCGCCGAGCAGGAAGTCGTAGACCCGCGCGACGTGCGGGTTGTCGGCGTCCAGGGCGGCCGGGCGCCAGTGCTGCGGCGTGTCGAACAGCGGCGGCAGCGGGCCCAGTCCTGCGTGATCGGCCACGTGATCGGCCATGCACCCTCCTGGCGGGCCGGGCCCCGGTCGGTTGTCAGCGCTCGAAGTGCCCAGCTTAACCAATCTCTTTCACAGGTCCACAAGCCTTAATCCGACGATAAGATCTCTCCTGGTAAGGGGCGGACGGGGCCAGGGGCGGAGACAGCACATGTGGGAGAAGGAACGACGGTCCGTCGCGACCGTGTTCGCCACGCACGGCGCCGTGACCGGGACGTTCTCCTCACGTCTGCCATGGCTGTCCGACCACCTGCACCTGTCCGCGGGAAAACTCGGTATCGCCCTGCTCATGCCCTCCATCGGCGCCATCGCCACCATGCCCTTCGCCGGCCGCGCGGTGGCCCGCTTCGGCACCAAGGCGACCGCGCTGACGCTGATCGGCGCCTTCCTGGCCATCACGGTGGCCATCTCCTGGATGCCGAGCCTGCCGGCCCTGGCGGCCTGCATGGTCCTGTCCGGCGCCGTCGCAGGCACCTCCGACATGGCGATGAACGCCCAGGGCATCCTGGTCGAGAAGCGCCTGGGCCGCTCGATCATGTCCGGCCTGCACGGCAGCTGGAGCGCCGGCGTCCTGGTCGCCGCGATGGCCGGCTCCCTGGCCGCGCACGCGCACGTCGACGCCCGCGTGCACTTCGCCGTCGCGGCGGCGGTGCTGGCGGTGACGGTCCTGTGGGGCACGCACGGCTTCCACACCAGCTCCGCCGACGTGGGCCTGGTGGAGGAGAAGAAGGAGGACGTGCCGCTGTTCGTGATCCCCCGCGGCGTGATCCTGCTGATCGGCCTGGTCGGCTTCTGCGGCATCTACGCCGAGGTGGCCGCCCAGGACTGGTCCTCGGTCTACATGCACCGCACCCTGCACGGCGACGAAGCCGAGGCGGCCTTCACCACCGGCATGTTCGCCTTCACCATGGCCGCCGGCCGCCTGTCCGGCGACGCGGTGGTCGGCCGCCTGGGCGCGACCACCACAGTCCGCGCCTGCGGAGTGTTCGGCGCGATCGGCGGCCTCCTGGTGGTAGCGGCCCACAGCCCGATCCCGGCGATCATCGGCTTCATGCTCATCGGCGTCGGCGTCTCGGTCGTCGTCCCCCTGGCCTTCGCCGCCGCCGGCCACG
The Catenulispora sp. MAP5-51 genome window above contains:
- a CDS encoding MFS transporter codes for the protein MWEKERRSVATVFATHGAVTGTFSSRLPWLSDHLHLSAGKLGIALLMPSIGAIATMPFAGRAVARFGTKATALTLIGAFLAITVAISWMPSLPALAACMVLSGAVAGTSDMAMNAQGILVEKRLGRSIMSGLHGSWSAGVLVAAMAGSLAAHAHVDARVHFAVAAAVLAVTVLWGTHGFHTSSADVGLVEEKKEDVPLFVIPRGVILLIGLVGFCGIYAEVAAQDWSSVYMHRTLHGDEAEAAFTTGMFAFTMAAGRLSGDAVVGRLGATTTVRACGVFGAIGGLLVVAAHSPIPAIIGFMLIGVGVSVVVPLAFAAAGHAGPNPTMGVAGVATIAYGAGMAAPGMIGGIADLTSLRVAFCAVTVLAGMVALGGGLLGRNAPAGVHGVEGARAVEAEALATEG